In a genomic window of Sulfurimonas denitrificans DSM 1251:
- a CDS encoding cytochrome c oxidase, cbb3-type, CcoQ subunit: protein MNIAEIQAYGYFILTFALVLVLYGYIYHLYTKKRDADGVDYESYSNMALKDDIDDAPVSAVSEEKEK, encoded by the coding sequence GTGAATATTGCAGAGATTCAGGCTTACGGATACTTTATATTAACATTTGCTCTTGTTTTAGTGTTGTATGGTTATATATACCACCTCTACACAAAAAAGAGAGATGCTGATGGGGTCGACTATGAGAGTTATAGCAATATGGCACTAAAAGATGATATAGACGATGCTCCAGTGTCAGCTGTATCTGAAGAGAAAGAGAAATAG
- a CDS encoding cbb3-type cytochrome c oxidase N-terminal domain-containing protein, with the protein MNKLYLGGAIFTVLMLILTYLSVGTSKGGFNGDIVNMLAIAGAIALVIITVFVVIKYVRQMQVDSATGELADENWDGIGEYKNSLPTGWAVMFLLTMIWGMWYFTIGYPVNSYSQIGEYNEDTAVHNAKFEAKYKDITGDRLVEMGESVFLAECKVCHGINADGIDGKAANLNKRIDAASVKHVIENGSNYQLLGSEMPMPDRNGLFNNNTGALITDAEIEVVSKYVANGMSGDGADIFVGACSACHGEDGKGMEAVAPNLVAFSPVLVTNVLTHGKKGMIGVMPKFDRLNDKQKEAVGAYITNISK; encoded by the coding sequence ATGAATAAGCTTTATCTTGGAGGAGCTATTTTTACCGTTTTGATGTTAATACTGACATATCTGTCTGTTGGGACATCAAAGGGCGGTTTTAATGGCGACATCGTTAATATGCTTGCAATTGCAGGAGCAATTGCTCTAGTTATAATTACAGTTTTTGTTGTAATTAAATATGTTCGTCAGATGCAAGTAGACAGTGCAACTGGTGAACTTGCCGATGAAAATTGGGATGGAATAGGCGAGTATAAGAACAGTTTGCCAACTGGCTGGGCTGTTATGTTTTTACTTACAATGATTTGGGGTATGTGGTATTTTACAATAGGTTATCCTGTAAATTCGTACTCTCAAATTGGTGAGTATAATGAAGATACAGCAGTTCATAATGCTAAATTTGAAGCTAAGTATAAAGATATTACTGGTGATAGATTAGTAGAGATGGGTGAGTCTGTATTTTTAGCTGAGTGTAAAGTTTGTCACGGAATTAATGCTGATGGTATTGATGGCAAAGCAGCAAACTTAAATAAAAGAATAGATGCTGCTTCTGTTAAACATGTTATTGAGAATGGTTCAAACTACCAGCTTCTTGGCTCTGAGATGCCAATGCCTGATCGTAATGGACTATTTAACAATAACACAGGTGCACTTATTACAGATGCTGAAATAGAAGTAGTTTCTAAGTATGTAGCAAATGGTATGAGTGGAGATGGTGCTGATATTTTTGTTGGTGCTTGTTCTGCATGTCATGGCGAAGATGGAAAAGGCATGGAGGCAGTTGCTCCAAATCTTGTAGCTTTCTCACCTGTTTTAGTAACAAATGTTTTAACTCATGGTAAAAAAGGTATGATAGGTGTTATGCCTAAGTTTGATAGACTTAACGATAAACAAAAAGAAGCTGTTGGTGCATATATCACTAACATAAGCAAATAA
- a CDS encoding DUF4006 family protein produces MNENRSVFSIDGITGMLVATVLLLSILVGLTLWAINVQHASAANYYDIKDEASIKMFGSNVADHVVDVK; encoded by the coding sequence ATGAATGAAAATAGAAGCGTATTCTCTATTGATGGGATAACAGGCATGTTGGTAGCAACAGTGCTACTGCTTAGTATTTTAGTTGGATTAACACTTTGGGCTATTAATGTTCAACATGCTAGTGCAGCAAATTATTACGACATAAAAGATGAAGCATCTATAAAAATGTTTGGCTCTAATGTGGCTGATCATGTTGTTGATGTAAAGTAA
- a CDS encoding FixH family protein produces the protein MKLNNGRIWPYAISASIIFIFGACIATIVVTSSLPVQESDTYMMSYHDADAKANELIKAKIDFDKKYNIEYVTQTFTKDKSVIAYKISDKESNPVNNATIKVVLTRPSTLKNDQELNNPSVENGVYTFEPTTLSADGRWDIMAQVSVGETSRFYNIKTDTRGMNIVEY, from the coding sequence ATGAAACTAAATAACGGCAGAATTTGGCCATATGCGATTAGTGCATCAATTATTTTTATATTTGGAGCATGTATAGCAACCATAGTAGTAACAAGTTCGCTTCCAGTCCAAGAGAGTGACACATACATGATGAGTTATCATGACGCTGATGCTAAAGCAAACGAGCTTATAAAGGCTAAAATAGATTTTGATAAGAAGTACAATATAGAGTACGTAACTCAGACATTTACAAAAGATAAAAGTGTCATAGCTTATAAAATTAGCGATAAAGAGTCAAATCCTGTAAATAATGCAACTATAAAAGTGGTACTTACAAGACCATCAACTCTTAAAAATGACCAAGAGTTAAATAATCCAAGCGTGGAAAACGGCGTATATACTTTTGAGCCGACAACACTTAGCGCAGATGGAAGATGGGATATTATGGCTCAAGTGAGTGTTGGCGAAACAAGCAGATTTTACAACATAAAAACAGACACAAGAGGGATGAATATAGTAGAGTATTAG
- a CDS encoding PD-(D/E)XK nuclease family protein, whose translation MNNQTIVLPSARSIRNEQLKLEGENLFLAHFITMSDFISRLCIVKDFKILDEDSRVLLLLEASDFSDFKNLQIERNFFTFTKNSSYIFKFFQELSAELYDIKELENSDIYAEFAEHIAILQELHKRYEKLCSERKFLDKIFLPKLYTFNEEYAKSHEALELHVDGHLTNFEFELLHKCCEFCSVELIFSTSRFNSKMRVKFAELGIELEVGYRYKISLNEKKIVETKKIIHNKNIVADSFSEPILQAAFVKKKIYDFIKKGYKAENIALILPDEKFATVLGVFDEKSNFNFAMGEPFTNTQIYKKLNATCKYIEQDSKENYARLRREGDEFLIKLSAIYMGKSKDVDVLEFLKEYKESSSSKKEIKIFDEELYKFKNILPFMREMSVKSVINLFMQRLSKRTLDDVRGGKITVMGVLETRSVTFEAIIIVDFDDSNVPKKSDKDMFLNTQVREMANLPTMSDRENLQKHYYEMLINGSKEVAISFVKSKESAGSRFLKQLNIKENNQHNEQEYASLLFSRAGVNKQQEREISFDYSFRGKTLSATKLKTFLTCKRKYYYRYIMQLKNHEIPKDMPKEHEIGSDVHKALKELYTKKSSYESLEELRKDLHKEMSCASGESELEGYLMAVQERRMSVFVQNEIKRFAEGYVVLECEKSLSVEFGGMVLNGQIDRIDIKENELYVLDYKTGSYPIYTQKNFTEATDFQLEFYYLLASTLGQVKECGYYDLKESKIVTEPLLSEKLSILGSHVKDLLNIEHLNFSKCEDIKNCQFCEFKIICQRE comes from the coding sequence ATGAATAACCAAACTATAGTACTCCCATCAGCTCGCTCTATTCGCAATGAACAGTTGAAGCTAGAGGGCGAAAACCTCTTCTTGGCACATTTTATCACTATGAGTGATTTTATATCAAGACTTTGTATAGTTAAAGATTTTAAGATACTTGATGAAGATAGCAGAGTGCTTCTGCTCTTAGAAGCAAGTGATTTTAGTGATTTTAAAAACCTACAGATTGAGCGAAATTTCTTTACATTTACAAAAAATTCATCATATATATTTAAATTTTTTCAAGAACTTAGTGCTGAGTTATACGATATAAAAGAGTTAGAGAACTCTGATATTTATGCTGAATTTGCAGAGCATATAGCAATTCTACAAGAGCTGCATAAAAGGTATGAGAAGTTATGCTCTGAACGTAAATTCCTTGATAAAATATTTCTCCCAAAGCTCTACACTTTTAACGAAGAGTATGCAAAAAGTCATGAGGCTCTAGAGCTACATGTTGATGGTCATCTGACAAACTTTGAGTTTGAACTGCTGCATAAGTGTTGTGAGTTTTGCAGCGTTGAACTTATATTTAGCACAAGCAGATTTAACTCAAAAATGAGAGTAAAGTTTGCAGAGTTGGGTATAGAACTAGAGGTTGGCTATAGATATAAAATCTCTCTAAATGAGAAGAAAATAGTAGAAACAAAGAAGATTATACATAATAAAAATATAGTTGCTGACTCTTTTAGTGAGCCAATTCTACAAGCCGCATTTGTAAAAAAGAAAATTTATGACTTTATAAAAAAAGGTTACAAAGCAGAGAATATAGCACTTATCTTGCCAGATGAGAAGTTTGCTACTGTTTTGGGGGTATTTGATGAAAAATCAAACTTCAACTTTGCCATGGGTGAGCCATTTACTAACACACAGATATATAAAAAACTAAACGCTACATGTAAGTATATAGAGCAAGATTCAAAAGAGAATTATGCTAGGCTAAGAAGAGAGGGTGATGAGTTTCTTATAAAACTTAGCGCAATATACATGGGCAAAAGCAAAGATGTTGATGTTTTAGAGTTTCTAAAAGAGTATAAAGAGAGCTCAAGCAGTAAAAAAGAGATAAAAATATTTGATGAAGAGCTTTATAAATTTAAAAATATTTTGCCTTTTATGAGAGAGATGAGTGTAAAATCAGTCATAAATCTATTTATGCAGAGATTATCAAAAAGAACATTAGATGATGTTAGAGGTGGAAAAATAACCGTTATGGGAGTTTTAGAGACTCGTTCTGTAACTTTTGAGGCAATAATAATAGTTGATTTCGATGACTCAAACGTTCCAAAAAAAAGTGATAAAGATATGTTTTTAAACACTCAAGTAAGAGAGATGGCAAACCTTCCAACTATGAGTGATAGAGAAAATTTACAAAAGCACTATTATGAGATGCTTATAAATGGCTCAAAAGAGGTAGCGATAAGTTTTGTAAAGTCAAAAGAGAGTGCTGGTTCAAGATTTTTAAAACAGTTAAATATAAAAGAAAACAATCAACATAACGAGCAAGAGTACGCCTCTTTGCTCTTTAGTAGAGCAGGTGTGAACAAACAACAAGAGAGAGAGATTTCTTTTGATTATAGCTTTAGGGGCAAGACGCTCTCTGCTACAAAGTTAAAAACATTTCTTACATGTAAGAGAAAATATTACTATCGTTATATTATGCAACTAAAAAATCATGAGATTCCAAAAGATATGCCAAAAGAACATGAGATAGGCAGTGACGTTCATAAAGCACTAAAGGAGCTATACACAAAAAAAAGCTCCTATGAGAGCCTTGAGGAGTTAAGAAAAGATTTGCATAAAGAGATGAGTTGTGCATCTGGAGAGAGTGAGCTAGAGGGCTATCTCATGGCTGTTCAAGAGAGAAGAATGAGCGTTTTTGTTCAAAATGAGATTAAAAGGTTTGCTGAGGGATATGTAGTTTTAGAGTGTGAAAAGAGTCTTAGTGTGGAGTTTGGCGGGATGGTGTTAAATGGGCAGATAGATAGGATAGATATAAAAGAGAATGAACTCTATGTGCTTGATTATAAAACTGGCTCCTATCCAATATATACTCAAAAAAACTTCACAGAAGCAACAGACTTCCAGCTTGAATTTTACTATCTTCTAGCCTCAACATTGGGTCAGGTAAAAGAGTGCGGATACTATGATTTAAAAGAATCAAAGATAGTAACAGAGCCACTCTTGAGCGAAAAACTCTCCATCTTAGGCTCACATGTAAAAGATTTGCTAAATATAGAACATCTAAATTTTAGCAAGTGTGAAGATATAAAAAATTGTCAATTTTGTGAATTTAAAATTATTTGTCAAAGGGAATAG
- a CDS encoding VF530 family DNA-binding protein → MKEEEKNKNNPLHGVTLQHILEVLIERYGFKELGAKVDIRCFLINPTISSCLKFLRKTPWARAKVEELYIKSMGKQS, encoded by the coding sequence ATGAAAGAAGAAGAAAAAAACAAAAACAACCCACTTCATGGTGTTACACTACAACATATTTTAGAGGTCTTGATTGAGCGTTACGGCTTTAAAGAGTTGGGTGCAAAAGTGGATATTAGATGTTTTTTGATAAATCCAACAATTAGCTCATGTTTGAAGTTTTTGAGAAAAACACCGTGGGCTAGGGCAAAAGTTGAAGAACTTTACATAAAAAGTATGGGCAAGCAGAGCTAA